A stretch of the Osmerus eperlanus chromosome 10, fOsmEpe2.1, whole genome shotgun sequence genome encodes the following:
- the depdc7a gene encoding DEP domain-containing protein 7, protein MAGQPFRATFIWGSIISTLQSGVEVKRRRHNLKAYQDCFLGSEAVDVVLAHVIQSRFCGDEEVPRSKAVRLCQALMDSHVFEGVGTCVFGKEKRRATFEDSSCSLYRFLGGGAGSPGLTGSHSTSTLESGYDSPSIDRNSHPSERQEFPSYITHSPVKTDKSLEEVLGHLCVSSTITPQMVHLGLSQELVDEVWRQQAVSRLLLLIELPLLENLLQDSPTHTPPLHGLDSDPDLLSSSSYLDREVLKAFSEAQADEWLSAAVDCLEFLPDQLVVEVSRALGCCSEDRGQSKRLLYGLMAREYGAQRPPLLCNHVFDIHTGISDLLVNGKQQQALEALQVCVRLQDGRSREELRRLLRFMAVAAKSQEVKLHPEIENRMAVKRSFSRALVCPARLAKGKVDLMVLFLLDNHSDLFKIPVSLHKLVSDRLTDIVKGKDADVSTGPSFCSRVTGRAFEENAHQTTKEELWSLLRTITENPRLSPKEKRRLLGQFYRGHPEIFIQYFGSRISS, encoded by the exons ATGGCCGGCCAGCCGTTCCGGGCCACCTTCATCTGGGGCAGCATCATCTCCACCCTCCAGTCGGGCGTGGAGGTGAAGCGCCGACGCCACAACTTGAAGGCCTACCAGGACTGCTTCCTGGGGTCGGAGGCCGTGGACGTGGTCCTGGCCCACGTCATCCAGAGCCGTTTCTGCGGCGACGAAGAGGTGCCGCGCTCCAAGGCTGTGCGTCTGTGCCAGGCGCTCATGGACTCGCACGTGTTCGAGGGCGTGGGAACCTGCGTGTtcgggaaggagaagaggagggccaCGTTCGAGGACAGCAGCTGCAGTCTCTACCGCTTCCTCGGCGGGGGGGCTGGTTCTCCCGGGCTGACCGGGTCGCACTCTACCAGCACTCTCGAGAGCGGCTACGACTCCCCCAGCATTGACAGGAACAGCCATCCCAGCGAACG acAAGAGTTTCCCAGCTACATCACACACTCGCCGGTGAAAACAGACAAGTCCCTGGAAGAGGTCCTAGGGCACCTGTGCGTGAGCTCTACCATCACCCCCCAGATGGTCCACCTGGGGCTCTCCCAGGAAC tgGTGGACGAGGTGTGGAGGCAGCAGGCGGTGAgcagactgctgctgctgatagagctccccctgctggagaaCCTGCTGCAggacagccccacacacacaccccccctgcACGGCCTGGACAGTGACCCagacctgctctcctcctccagctactTGGACAGAGAGGTGCTCAAGGCCTTCAGCGAGGCACa ggctGATGAGTGGTTGTCAGCAGCCGTAGACTGTCTGGAGTTCCTCCCGGACCAGCTGGTAGTGGAGGTGAGCCGAGCTCTGGGCTGCTGCTCTGAGGACCGCGGCCAGAGCAAGAGGCTGCTGTACGGGCTGATGGCCCGGGAGTATGGAGCCCAGCGCCCACCCCTGCTGTGCAACCACGTCTTCGACATCCACACCGGGATCTCTGACCTGCTGG tgaacgggaagcagcagcaggccctggaggcgctgcaggtgtgtgtgaggctgcagGACGGGCGCAGCAGGGAGGAACTACGGAGGCTGCTGAGGTTCATGGCTGTGGCCGCCAAATCGCAGGAGGTCAAACTACAccctgag ATAGAGAACAGGATGGCGGTGAAGAGGTCGTTCTCCAGGGCCCTCGTCTGTCCTGCACGTCTGGCCAAGGGCAAGGTGGACCTGATGGTGCTGTTTCTGCTGGACAACCACTCGGACCtgttcaag aTTCCCGTGTCGCTGCACAAGCTAGTGAGCGACAGGCTGACCGACATTGTGAAGGGCAAGGATGCGGACGTCAGCACAG GTCCCTCCTTCTGCAGTCGGGTCACAGGGAGGGCGTTTGAGGAGAACGCTCACCAGACCACGAAGGAGGAGTTGTGGTCACTGCTGAGGACGATCACAGAGAACCCCCGACTCTCCCCCAAGGAGAAGAGACGCTTGCTGGGACAGTTCTACAGGGGACACCCTGAGATCTTCATCCAGTACTTCGGCAGCAGGATCTCTAGCTGA
- the cstf3 gene encoding cleavage stimulation factor subunit 3 codes for MSTEGTADQAAAEYVPEKVKKAEKKLEENPYDLDAWSILIREAQNQPIDKARKTYERLVAQFPSSGRFWKLYIEAEVKAKNYDKVEKLFQRCLMKVLHIDLWKCYLSYVRETKGKLPSYKEKMAQAYDFALDKIGMEIMSYQIWVDYINFLKGVEAVGSYAENQRITAVRRVYQRGCVNPMINIEQLWRDYSKYEEGINVHLAKKMIEDRSRDYMNARRVAKEYETVMKGLDRNAPSVPPQNSPQEAQQVEMWKRYIQWEKSNPLRTEDQTLITKRVMFAYEQCLLVLGHHPDVWYEAAQYLEQSSKLLAEKGDMNNAKLFSDEAANIYERAIGTLLKKNMLLYFAFADYEESRMKHEKVHSIYNRLLTIEDIDPTLVYIQYMKFARRAEGIKSGRTIFKKAREDLRTRHHVYVTAALMEYYCSKDKSVAFKIFELGLKKYGDIPEYILAYIDYLSHLNEDNNTRVLFERVLTSGSLSPEKSGEIWARFLAFESNIGDLASILKVERRRFTAFKDEYEGKETALLVDRYKFMDLYPCSASELKALGYKDVSRAKLAALLPETVVTPSTPAQKDEADRKPEYPKPDTSQMIPYQPRHLAPPGLHPVPGGVFPVPPAAVVLMKLLPPPTCFTGPFVQVDELMESFRRCSLPETVDAAVELITGRLPDAGGEGNGSMENHATAKSLKRPNADSDEDDEKGAVAPPVHDIYRARQQKRIR; via the exons ATGTCCACGGAAGGAACAGCCGACCAG GCGGCGGCAGAGTATGTCCCAGAGAAGGTGAAGAAGGCAGAGAAGAAGTTGGAGGAAAACCCATATGACCTTGACGCATGGAGCATTCTGATTCGAGAAGCACAG AATCAGCCAATAGACAAGGCTAGGAAGACATACGAACGGCTTGTTGCGCAGTTCCCAAGTTCCGGACGATTCTGGAAATTATACATTGAAGCTGAG GTCAAGGCTaaaaactatgacaaggtaGAAAAG CTGTTTCAAAGATGCCTGATGAAGGTGCTGCACATAGACCTCTGGAAATGCTACCTCTCTTACGTCCGGGAGACCAAAGGAAAGCTGCCCAGCTACAA GGAGAAGATGGCCCAGGCGTACGACTTCGCTCTCGATAAGATCGGCATGGAGATCATGTCCTACCAG atATGGGTGGACTACATCAACTTCCTCAAAGGAGT GGAGGCTGTGGGCTCGTACGCAGAGAACCAGCGGATCACGGCTGTGCGCAGAGTCTATCAGCGGGGCTGCGTCAACCCCATGATCAACATCGAGCAGCTCTGGAGAGACTACAGCAAGTATGAGGAG GGCATCAACGTGCACCTTGCCAAGAAGATGATCGAGGATCGCAGCAGAGATTACATGAACGCCAGGAGAGTTGCCAAG gagTACGAGACGGTGATGAAGGGCCTGGATAGGAACGCCCCCTCGGTGCCCCCTCAGAACTCCCCCCAGGAGGCCCAGCAGGTGGAGATGTGGAAGAGGTACATCCAGTGGGAGAAGAGTAACCCCCTTCGCACCGAAGACCAGACCCTCATCACCAAGAGAG TGATGTTTGCCTATGAGCAGTGCCTGCTGGTGCTGGGACACCACCCTGATGTGTGGTACGAGGCAGCACAGTACCTGGAGCAGTCCAGCAAACTCCTGGCAGAGAAAGGG gACATGAACAACGCCAAGCTGTTCAGCGACGAGGCGGCTAACATCTACGAGCGCGCCATCGGCACACTGCTGAAGAAGAACATGCTGCTGTACTTTGCCTTCGCTGATTATGAGGAG AGTCGCATGAAGCACGAGAAGGTCCACAGTATCTATAACCGCCTGCTGACCATCGAGGACATCGACCCCACGCTGGTCTACATCCAGTACATGAAGTTCGCCCGGCGGGCGGAGGGCATCAAGTCAGGCCGCACCATCTTCAAGAAGGCCAGAGAGGACCTGCGCACACGACACCACGTCTACGTTACCGCAGCACTCATGGAGTACTACTGCAGCAAG GATAAATCGGTGGCCTTTAAGATATTTGAACTCGGCTTGAAGAAATATGGAGACATTCCAGAGTATATCCTTGCATACATCGATTACCTCTCACACCTTAACG AGGACAACAACACCAGGGTTCTGTTCGAGAGGGTCCTGACCTCTGGAAGTCTCTCACCAGAGAAATCAGG gGAGATCTGGGCCCGCTTCTTGGCGTTTGAGAGCAACATTGGCGACTTGGCCAGTATTCTGAAGGTGGAACGCAGGCGGTTCACGGCGTTTAAGGACGAGTATGAGGGCAAGGAGACAGCCCTCCTGGTCGACCGCTACAAGTTCATGGACCTGTACCCCTGCTCGGCCAGCGAGCTGAAAGCCCTGGGatacaag gacgTGTCCCGGGCTAAGCTGGCAGCCCTGCTTCCAGAGACAGTGGTGACCCCATCCACCCCCGCCCAGAAGGACGAAGCCGACCGAAAGCCAGAGTACCCCAAACCTGACACCAGCCAGATGATCCCATACCAGCCCCGCCACCTCGCCC CTCCAGGACTCCACCCTGTGCCAGGAGGGGTGTTCCCTGTTCCTCCTGCAGCCGTCGTTCTCATGAAGCTGCTGCCTCCACCCACCTGCTTcacg GGGCCGTTTGTGCAGGTGGATGAGCTGATGGAGAGCTTCAGGAGGTGCTCCCTGCCTGAGA CGGTGGACGCGGCAGTGGAGCTGATCACCGGCCGTCTGCCGGACGCCGGCGGCGAGGGGAACGGCTCCATGGAGAACCACGCCACCGCCAAGTCCCTGAAGAGGCCAAATGCAGACTCTGACGAGGACGATGAGAAGGGCGCCGTGGCACCGCCTGTGCACGACATCTACCGCGCCCGGCAGCAGAAGAGGATCCGGTAG